A window from Candidatus Gracilibacteria bacterium encodes these proteins:
- a CDS encoding S1 RNA-binding domain-containing protein — MNQALIMVPMDQLMQDSPALTLPEPGAMVTGTVVSIEKNCIIVDLGGVLTGMISGREIKDSFATIDDLKIGDEVTSCVLDPENEDGLVVLSLRRASQDKTWDRFVKAYENNTTLKVRPKEANKGGLLLDVDGIKGFIPVSQLAPLHYPRVNGADSAKILSRLQDLIGVEFSVKIINLDKENGKLILSERSAYERERSDALSGLNTGDTVSGTVSGIVKFGIFVAFDGLEGLVHISEIAWGHVSDAHDFARLGDKVEVKIIGIDGDKISLSMKQLTKDPWEEIEKKYKIGTQIKTKISRLAQFGAFVQLSDDITGLIHNSEIPGNPEDPAKALEVGQAVDARVIEINKEEKRIGLSLLPEGESPIEKKAKAKKEAKEEAATEASAETADEEEKKPKKAKAKKEE; from the coding sequence ATGAATCAAGCCCTTATCATGGTCCCCATGGACCAACTCATGCAGGACTCCCCTGCGCTTACTCTTCCCGAACCCGGGGCAATGGTCACGGGAACGGTTGTTTCCATTGAAAAGAACTGCATCATTGTGGACCTTGGTGGAGTGCTCACCGGAATGATTTCCGGCCGTGAAATTAAAGATTCTTTTGCCACTATTGATGACCTTAAGATTGGCGATGAGGTGACTTCTTGTGTGCTTGATCCTGAAAATGAGGATGGACTCGTGGTGCTTTCTCTGCGCCGTGCCAGTCAAGATAAGACTTGGGATCGATTTGTTAAAGCTTATGAAAACAACACCACTCTTAAAGTTCGTCCAAAAGAGGCGAATAAAGGAGGTCTTTTGCTGGATGTGGACGGAATTAAGGGATTCATCCCTGTTTCCCAACTCGCTCCTCTGCACTACCCACGAGTGAATGGTGCCGACAGCGCGAAGATTCTTTCCCGTCTGCAAGATCTTATTGGTGTGGAATTCAGCGTGAAGATCATTAACCTGGATAAAGAGAATGGAAAACTCATTCTTTCTGAACGCAGCGCATACGAACGCGAACGCAGCGATGCCCTTTCCGGACTCAACACCGGGGACACGGTTTCCGGTACGGTGAGTGGAATTGTGAAGTTTGGTATCTTCGTGGCCTTTGATGGACTGGAAGGCTTGGTGCACATCTCCGAGATTGCTTGGGGCCATGTCTCCGACGCTCATGACTTTGCCCGACTTGGAGACAAGGTGGAGGTTAAGATCATCGGTATCGATGGAGATAAAATTTCTCTGTCCATGAAACAACTCACCAAAGATCCTTGGGAAGAGATCGAGAAGAAATACAAGATTGGAACTCAGATCAAGACCAAGATCAGCCGTCTCGCTCAATTTGGTGCTTTTGTTCAACTCTCCGATGACATCACCGGACTCATCCACAACTCCGAGATTCCCGGAAACCCCGAAGATCCCGCTAAGGCCCTTGAGGTTGGTCAAGCCGTGGACGCTCGCGTGATTGAAATCAACAAAGAAGAAAAACGCATTGGTCTCTCTCTCCTCCCGGAGGGTGAATCTCCGATAGAAAAGAAAGCCAAGGCCAAGAAAGAAGCCAAAGAGGAGGCCGCCACTGAAGCGAGTGCAGAAACAGCGGATGAAGAAGAAAAGAAGCCCAAAAAAGCTAAGGCCAAGAAAGAAGAATAA
- the rfbB gene encoding dTDP-glucose 4,6-dehydratase produces the protein MKLLVTGGAGFIGSNYVYRHLEKRPEDALVVLDALTYSGHREHLAKAEEQGVQFVEGRIQDRDLVRALFEAEHFDAVVHFAAETHVDRSIKNPGLFVDTNVHGTQVLLDNARDFKIKRFHHISTDEVYGDLGFGSTDHFREDSPLRPSSPYSASKAGSDLLCLSYLRTYGVPVSISRCSNNYGPYQSLENFIPLMIRKAAAGEALPLYGNGKHVRDWLFVQDHCDAVLRILETGKVGEIYNIGGHAEAENIEVARMILKLLGRPENLISFVPDRPGHDERYAIDFGKMQRELGWTPAVSFEEGMRKTIAWYTL, from the coding sequence ATGAAGCTCCTCGTCACCGGCGGCGCCGGGTTCATTGGCAGCAATTATGTGTATCGGCATCTGGAGAAACGACCGGAGGATGCTTTGGTGGTTCTGGATGCCCTCACCTATTCCGGGCACCGAGAACATTTGGCGAAAGCCGAAGAACAGGGAGTCCAATTTGTGGAAGGGCGGATTCAGGATCGCGATCTTGTCCGCGCTCTTTTTGAGGCGGAACACTTTGATGCTGTCGTTCATTTTGCGGCGGAAACCCATGTGGATCGCAGCATCAAAAATCCGGGACTTTTTGTGGACACCAATGTCCATGGAACTCAAGTTTTGCTCGACAATGCTCGAGATTTTAAGATCAAACGGTTTCACCACATCTCCACGGATGAGGTTTATGGAGATTTGGGCTTTGGCAGCACAGACCATTTCCGAGAAGACTCTCCCCTTCGCCCCAGCAGCCCCTACTCCGCCAGCAAAGCGGGGTCGGACTTGTTGTGTCTTTCCTATTTGAGAACTTATGGTGTCCCCGTAAGCATCAGCCGTTGCTCCAACAATTATGGCCCCTACCAAAGCCTGGAAAACTTTATTCCTCTTATGATCCGCAAAGCCGCTGCCGGAGAAGCCCTTCCCCTCTATGGAAATGGCAAACATGTCCGAGATTGGCTCTTTGTCCAAGATCACTGTGATGCCGTTTTACGCATTTTGGAGACTGGAAAAGTTGGTGAGATTTACAATATTGGAGGGCATGCCGAAGCTGAAAATATTGAGGTGGCCCGCATGATTCTCAAACTGTTGGGACGACCGGAAAACTTGATTTCTTTCGTTCCCGACCGACCCGGCCATGATGAGCGCTATGCGATTGATTTTGGGAAGATGCAAAGAGAGTTGGGGTGGACTCCCGCGGTCTCTTTTGAAGAAGGGATGCGCAAAACCATTGCTTGGTATACACTTTAA
- a CDS encoding sugar phosphate nucleotidyltransferase, whose protein sequence is MKGVILAGGTGSRLSPLTKVTNKHLLPIYNKPMIYYPLLKLKEMGVKSVLLVSGKGHAGHFLELLGAGTEFGLSIAYEVQEEAGGIAQALSLAKDFVGEEKFVVMLGDNIFEDSLTEAARAFESGNNEAHLFLKEVSRPESYGVPRFEDGKIVEILEKPSVPPSQYAVTGAYLYTPKVFEIIQEIQPSARGELEITTVNDFFVHNGSLSHTLLDGFWGDCGESIDQMMAVSRFIQENLAHGSTCFMKDWLKMRRLSRLLGVFFTVSLSAGRSDSGPISSPESTRQDPSSEAWTFLE, encoded by the coding sequence ATGAAAGGAGTAATTCTTGCCGGAGGAACTGGATCCAGGTTGTCGCCGTTGACTAAGGTGACCAACAAGCACCTGCTTCCCATCTACAATAAGCCCATGATTTACTACCCGCTCCTTAAACTTAAGGAGATGGGGGTCAAATCCGTACTTTTGGTTTCCGGCAAGGGGCATGCGGGTCATTTTTTGGAACTTTTGGGGGCCGGGACCGAGTTTGGTCTCAGCATTGCCTATGAGGTTCAAGAAGAAGCGGGTGGCATCGCCCAAGCCTTGAGTTTGGCCAAAGATTTCGTCGGAGAAGAAAAGTTTGTGGTGATGCTCGGAGATAATATTTTTGAAGATTCCCTTACCGAGGCCGCTCGGGCCTTTGAATCGGGCAACAACGAGGCTCATCTTTTCCTTAAAGAGGTCTCCCGACCTGAAAGTTATGGGGTCCCTCGTTTTGAGGATGGGAAAATTGTTGAAATTTTAGAAAAGCCAAGTGTCCCTCCCAGCCAGTATGCGGTTACGGGAGCTTACCTTTACACCCCCAAAGTTTTTGAAATCATTCAGGAGATTCAGCCTTCCGCTCGAGGCGAGTTGGAGATCACTACGGTGAATGACTTTTTTGTACACAATGGAAGCCTCAGCCACACTCTTTTGGATGGTTTTTGGGGGGATTGCGGGGAATCCATAGACCAAATGATGGCTGTTTCTCGTTTTATTCAGGAAAACCTGGCTCACTGAAGCACTTGCTTTATGAAAGACTGGTTGAAGATGAGGCGGCTTTCCAGGTTGCTTGGCGTGTTTTTTACAGTGTCTTTGAGTGCCTGACGAAGCGATTCCGGACCTATCTCTTCCCCGGAAAGCACTCGGCA
- a CDS encoding ATP-dependent Clp protease ATP-binding subunit, translated as MSNPDQFNKFTKEAKQALIVAQEVAKKTGTSYVGTEHILIGILAQRSSLGSTILQNFGVTLENVNLVLKTVGRTQVSQRGGKNPGGLSGFAKKVIEDAIRSAHEFAHMFVGTEHLLYALVIQENTAATVILENMKISPEDIRQEIMQTFERMKQNPLPPAGGPITPVMPGAVNPLEFFLNGLQGVLAGQEPKESGFEAKKKEAKSGTPALDYFTTDLVQEAQDKKMDPVIGRDKEIERCVAILLRKTKNNPVLIGEPGVGKTAVVEGLAQRIVQEKVPDSMLDKRILSLSMAAVVAGTKYRGEFEERIKTILEEAASQPNVILFIDELHTVIGAGSAEGSLDAANILKPALSRGKVQVIGATTTNEYRKHVEADAALERRFQSVMVDEPTEEDTVLILKGIKESFENHHNLIIHDDALEAAVKLSKRYINDRFLPDKAIDVMDEAAALKGMVSKQESDVLKEYQRQIKRITKEKEKAVSDQNYEQAADLRQQELVLMEKIEEEKHIKIPREMRGSIDGEDIARVISRMTGVPVTKLVKEDIEELKGLEDTLVRHVVGQEEALKKVATAIRRSRTGISSGKRPIASFIFLGPTGVGKTELVKTLAREIYHDEEALIKIDMSEFMERHNTSRLTGTTAGYVGYDEGGQLTEKVRRKPYSVILFDEIEKAHSDVFNILLQILEDGVLTDGKGRKVDFTNAIIVMTSNIGARKLTESAAPIGFKLSSSELDAAMHSFEYKKEEVMKDLKGHFKPEFLNRVDNIIVFRPLTHESIKNIVEIHVRELQNRIKDKGIVLDLTPDALDLLATLSTDPDYGARPVRRKVQELIEDPLSQGILDEQFAEGDTIQIVKKEDTVELKKKAPRTKAGLKKKLEEKSALQVEKNGLESPGFTSFSIKS; from the coding sequence ATGTCGAACCCAGATCAATTCAACAAGTTTACCAAAGAAGCCAAGCAAGCGCTGATTGTGGCGCAAGAGGTTGCCAAAAAAACCGGGACCAGTTATGTGGGCACCGAGCATATTCTTATTGGAATATTGGCTCAACGCAGCTCCCTGGGCTCCACTATTTTGCAAAATTTTGGTGTAACTCTGGAGAATGTAAACCTGGTGCTCAAAACGGTGGGACGCACTCAAGTGTCTCAACGAGGAGGTAAAAACCCCGGCGGACTTTCCGGTTTTGCAAAAAAAGTGATCGAAGATGCTATTCGAAGCGCTCATGAATTTGCGCATATGTTTGTGGGCACCGAACACCTCTTGTACGCGCTTGTGATTCAAGAGAATACGGCGGCTACGGTTATTTTGGAAAATATGAAAATTTCTCCGGAGGATATTCGCCAAGAAATCATGCAGACCTTTGAACGGATGAAACAGAATCCCCTCCCTCCTGCCGGCGGCCCCATCACTCCTGTGATGCCCGGGGCGGTGAATCCTTTAGAATTCTTCCTCAATGGACTTCAAGGAGTCCTTGCCGGACAGGAACCCAAAGAATCTGGATTTGAAGCCAAAAAGAAAGAGGCTAAATCCGGCACCCCCGCCCTCGACTATTTCACCACAGACTTGGTTCAAGAGGCTCAGGATAAAAAGATGGATCCTGTCATTGGGCGAGATAAAGAAATCGAACGATGCGTCGCCATTTTGCTGCGAAAAACCAAAAACAATCCGGTGCTCATCGGAGAACCCGGGGTGGGTAAAACCGCCGTGGTGGAAGGACTCGCTCAACGGATTGTTCAAGAAAAAGTGCCCGACAGCATGCTCGACAAACGCATTTTGAGCCTTTCCATGGCTGCGGTTGTAGCGGGCACCAAGTACCGTGGAGAATTTGAAGAACGCATCAAAACCATTTTGGAGGAAGCGGCCAGTCAACCCAATGTGATTCTTTTTATCGACGAACTGCACACTGTTATTGGGGCCGGAAGCGCCGAAGGAAGTTTGGACGCCGCCAATATCCTTAAACCCGCCCTCTCCCGAGGAAAGGTTCAAGTGATTGGAGCCACCACCACCAATGAATACCGTAAACATGTGGAGGCGGATGCCGCACTCGAACGCCGTTTCCAATCTGTTATGGTGGATGAACCCACCGAAGAAGACACGGTCTTGATATTAAAGGGAATTAAAGAGAGCTTTGAGAATCATCACAATTTGATCATTCATGACGATGCTTTGGAAGCCGCGGTTAAGCTTTCCAAACGCTACATCAACGACCGATTCCTGCCCGACAAAGCCATTGATGTGATGGATGAGGCCGCCGCCCTCAAGGGGATGGTGAGCAAACAAGAAAGTGATGTGCTTAAAGAATACCAACGGCAAATCAAGCGCATCACCAAAGAGAAGGAAAAGGCGGTTTCGGATCAAAACTATGAACAAGCGGCCGATTTGAGGCAGCAAGAATTGGTCCTTATGGAAAAAATTGAGGAAGAAAAGCATATTAAAATTCCTCGAGAAATGCGTGGCAGTATCGATGGTGAAGACATTGCACGAGTGATCTCTCGCATGACTGGTGTTCCCGTTACCAAACTGGTGAAAGAAGATATCGAAGAGCTCAAAGGGCTCGAAGATACTCTTGTCCGCCATGTGGTGGGTCAGGAAGAAGCGCTTAAAAAGGTGGCCACGGCCATCCGCCGAAGTCGCACCGGAATTTCCAGTGGGAAACGCCCCATTGCTTCCTTTATTTTCCTTGGGCCTACCGGAGTCGGTAAAACTGAACTCGTTAAAACTTTGGCTCGAGAAATTTATCATGATGAAGAGGCGCTCATTAAAATCGACATGAGTGAGTTCATGGAACGACACAATACCTCTCGACTCACCGGAACCACGGCGGGTTATGTGGGTTATGACGAAGGCGGTCAGCTCACCGAAAAGGTGCGCCGCAAACCGTACAGTGTGATCCTTTTCGATGAAATTGAAAAAGCTCACTCCGATGTGTTCAACATCCTTCTTCAAATTTTGGAAGATGGAGTTTTGACCGATGGAAAAGGACGAAAAGTGGATTTCACCAACGCCATTATTGTGATGACTTCCAACATCGGTGCTCGAAAACTCACCGAAAGTGCCGCCCCCATTGGATTCAAGCTCAGCAGTTCAGAGCTGGATGCCGCCATGCACTCCTTTGAATACAAAAAAGAGGAAGTGATGAAGGATCTCAAGGGTCATTTCAAACCTGAATTCCTCAATCGTGTGGACAATATCATCGTGTTTAGGCCTCTCACACATGAGAGCATCAAAAACATTGTGGAAATCCATGTGCGCGAGCTTCAAAATCGAATCAAGGACAAGGGCATTGTGCTCGATCTCACTCCTGATGCGCTCGACCTGCTCGCGACACTGAGCACGGATCCCGACTACGGCGCAAGGCCTGTTCGACGAAAGGTGCAAGAACTCATCGAAGACCCCCTATCTCAAGGTATTCTCGACGAGCAATTTGCCGAAGGAGACACCATCCAAATCGTCAAAAAGGAGGATACGGTTGAACTCAAGAAGAAAGCCCCACGAACAAAAGCGGGACTTAAAAAGAAGCTTGAGGAAAAATCGGCTTTACAGGTAGAGAAAAACTGATTAGAATCGCCGGGCTTTACTTCATTCAGTATCAAGTCATAA
- a CDS encoding EamA family transporter, whose amino-acid sequence MSLAAILLVLLSAVLLTFRDFQTKKSQDKQVFIWWISFLSLFLFIPFGAYFYWKDGVDPRFLLIPLAAGFVHCAYWIFYSRAYDHGDLSQVFPIIRSTPLLVLLFGTFFLHEQITPIGVVGILLTSLGVYCINLTSLSFRAFLKPFSGLFKDIHIQFAFLALLMTGVYAVVDKIGIGHMNPMTYAAVQCGFATLLFSFYMVAIGKWKLVRTFWKKERSYILSSGFLTAFNYPLTLFAMSLSAVSYVMSFRQVGVVLAVLAGGHLLKEKHFGIRLGASLMIFAGVLLIALA is encoded by the coding sequence ATGAGTCTTGCTGCGATTCTGCTTGTCCTCCTCTCTGCCGTTCTTCTTACTTTTAGAGATTTCCAGACCAAAAAATCGCAGGATAAGCAGGTTTTCATATGGTGGATCAGCTTTTTATCGTTGTTCCTCTTCATTCCATTTGGCGCTTATTTTTATTGGAAAGATGGTGTGGATCCTCGGTTTCTGCTCATTCCTCTGGCTGCCGGCTTCGTGCACTGTGCCTACTGGATTTTTTATTCCCGTGCTTATGATCATGGGGATTTGTCACAAGTCTTCCCTATCATTCGATCCACTCCTCTCTTGGTGTTGCTCTTTGGGACTTTTTTCTTGCACGAGCAGATCACCCCCATTGGAGTGGTGGGTATTTTGCTCACCAGCCTTGGCGTGTACTGCATCAACCTGACTTCCTTGTCTTTTCGCGCTTTCCTCAAACCTTTCTCCGGCCTCTTTAAAGATATCCATATTCAGTTTGCCTTCCTCGCGCTGCTCATGACCGGCGTGTATGCGGTGGTGGATAAGATTGGGATTGGTCACATGAATCCCATGACCTATGCGGCGGTTCAGTGTGGTTTTGCCACACTTTTGTTTAGTTTTTACATGGTGGCGATTGGTAAGTGGAAGCTCGTGAGGACTTTTTGGAAAAAAGAGAGGTCCTACATTCTTTCGAGTGGTTTTTTAACGGCCTTCAACTACCCCCTCACCCTTTTCGCCATGAGCTTATCTGCGGTGAGCTATGTCATGAGCTTTAGGCAAGTCGGTGTGGTTTTAGCGGTTCTGGCGGGAGGACATCTTCTTAAAGAAAAGCATTTTGGAATTCGCTTAGGTGCCTCTCTGATGATTTTTGCAGGAGTGCTTTTGATTGCACTGGCTTAG
- the infB gene encoding translation initiation factor IF-2, which produces MATALTDLASTLGLTESEMRKLLLELGFEDNEEIEDEVADLVKDEVAGRLDKSAAEVYEKIVEEEQEKEIVKSQRKQKAGKVVKKAEVRRSEPVQMRKDSVEIHEFISVKELAEKTGLSAAVLIGALMKNGILASLNQVIDYDTAMIITDGMGVQLKKHRQDARAEDIFKGDLEKLLGEDEKADLEKRPPVVCVMGHVDHGKTTLLDAIRNAKVVDSEAGGITQHIGAYQVELKGQKITFLDTPGHEAFTAMRARGARATDIAILVVAADDGVMPQTIEAINHAKEANVPVIVAINKIDKPDANLNKIKAELVEYGLQSEEWGGQTIMVPISAKNKQGIDLLLESVLLVSEMLELKANPNRPAVATVVESHLDLSMGPVATILVNTGTLTVGDNFIVGETFGRIKKMTDHTGKTLKVLGPSDTAQIAGLHDPVESGQILQAVKDEKLARQRAMQVHDMAREELIKTGMGMQEILQRIKEGSLKLLKVVMKADTQGSLEAIKQSLAKVKNDDVAIKVIHSGVGSITESDVLMAAASPGSLVIGFHTEAGAQVRRLAERMGVEVVTYKIIYELIEDLRKILSGMLQPEVLLVELGKFKVMKIFFTGKNEFVVGGKITEGVIKSKCNVRVLRDGKQIGDGKVIGLKLVNEDMVELDKGNECGVRYQGKVDLEEHDVLEAWKEEKKMKTL; this is translated from the coding sequence ATGGCCACAGCACTCACCGATTTAGCGTCTACACTGGGACTCACGGAAAGCGAAATGCGAAAGCTGCTTTTGGAGCTTGGCTTTGAGGACAATGAAGAAATTGAGGATGAAGTGGCTGATTTGGTGAAAGATGAGGTGGCCGGCCGTCTAGATAAAAGTGCGGCGGAGGTTTATGAGAAAATTGTGGAAGAAGAGCAGGAAAAGGAGATTGTGAAAAGCCAACGGAAGCAAAAAGCCGGAAAAGTGGTGAAAAAAGCGGAAGTGAGACGATCTGAACCGGTTCAAATGAGAAAAGACAGTGTGGAAATTCATGAGTTCATTTCGGTGAAGGAATTGGCGGAAAAAACGGGGCTGAGTGCGGCGGTCTTGATTGGGGCTTTGATGAAAAATGGGATTTTGGCCAGCTTGAATCAGGTTATTGACTACGACACCGCGATGATTATCACCGACGGAATGGGCGTACAGCTTAAAAAGCACCGGCAAGATGCACGAGCGGAAGATATTTTTAAGGGAGATTTGGAGAAACTGCTCGGAGAAGATGAGAAGGCAGACCTTGAAAAACGCCCCCCCGTGGTGTGCGTGATGGGACATGTGGATCACGGGAAAACAACACTGCTCGATGCGATTCGAAACGCAAAAGTGGTGGATTCCGAGGCGGGTGGAATCACTCAACATATTGGAGCTTATCAGGTTGAACTCAAAGGGCAGAAAATCACTTTTCTCGACACTCCGGGGCATGAAGCCTTCACGGCGATGAGAGCAAGAGGGGCAAGGGCGACTGACATCGCTATTTTGGTGGTGGCGGCGGATGATGGGGTGATGCCTCAAACCATTGAAGCCATCAACCACGCCAAAGAGGCCAATGTTCCTGTGATTGTGGCGATCAACAAAATCGATAAACCAGATGCCAACCTCAATAAAATCAAGGCGGAATTGGTGGAATACGGTCTTCAATCGGAAGAGTGGGGCGGACAAACGATTATGGTGCCCATTTCGGCCAAGAATAAACAAGGAATAGATCTTTTGCTCGAAAGTGTTTTGCTTGTTTCGGAAATGCTGGAACTCAAGGCCAACCCCAATCGGCCCGCTGTGGCGACTGTGGTGGAATCGCATCTGGACCTCAGCATGGGCCCTGTGGCCACCATTTTGGTGAATACCGGAACCTTGACCGTGGGAGACAACTTTATTGTGGGAGAAACTTTTGGTCGCATCAAAAAAATGACCGACCACACCGGGAAAACGCTAAAAGTCCTTGGGCCTTCGGATACCGCCCAAATTGCCGGTTTGCACGATCCCGTGGAAAGCGGACAGATTTTGCAGGCGGTGAAGGATGAAAAATTGGCACGGCAACGCGCTATGCAAGTCCACGACATGGCCAGAGAAGAACTGATCAAAACCGGAATGGGGATGCAAGAAATTTTGCAACGGATCAAAGAAGGTTCCCTTAAACTGCTCAAAGTGGTGATGAAGGCGGACACCCAAGGATCTCTGGAAGCCATCAAACAATCTTTGGCAAAAGTGAAGAATGACGATGTGGCGATTAAGGTGATTCACAGTGGGGTGGGGTCTATAACAGAATCGGATGTGCTCATGGCCGCCGCGAGTCCGGGTAGTTTGGTGATTGGCTTCCACACGGAGGCCGGAGCCCAAGTGAGACGACTTGCCGAACGGATGGGTGTGGAAGTGGTGACTTATAAGATCATCTATGAGTTGATCGAAGATCTCCGCAAGATTCTTTCCGGTATGCTTCAACCTGAAGTTCTCTTGGTGGAACTTGGAAAATTCAAAGTCATGAAAATCTTCTTCACGGGTAAAAATGAGTTTGTGGTGGGAGGAAAAATCACCGAGGGGGTCATCAAAAGCAAATGCAATGTCCGTGTTTTACGAGATGGCAAACAAATTGGGGATGGGAAAGTCATCGGTCTCAAGTTGGTGAATGAAGACATGGTAGAATTGGATAAGGGCAATGAGTGTGGAGTGCGTTACCAAGGGAAAGTTGATCTCGAAGAGCATGATGTTCTCGAAGCGTGGAAGGAAGAAAAGAAAATGAAGACTTTATAA
- a CDS encoding DNA recombination protein RmuC, whose protein sequence is MSNWVFPLVLAILGFGGLLYFFNKKIEELKTPQDEAPLKMMLQVIGDLRRDVESGHGKNREEMTAKLNQIQASLTKHQTDNTQSVQQQLKQSSLLIEDVTKKLSTLESTNKQVVGFAEQMRTLENILKNPKQRGVLGEIFLEKILSNLFPPNQFQMQYKMRNGEIVDAVIFQNELVIPIDAKFSLEKYNLIMEETDKIRREDLEKAFKADVKKRIDETAKYVRPSEQTTDFAFMFIPAEGVFYNLMIHSVGTLDVNSQNLVEYAASKRVTIVSPGTLTAYLQTILQGIHREERVAKIQEILDNLVPLHRHMNAYNEYFQKLGRQIGTTVSTYNLARSEFKKIDKDVYKLTDGKTGGQIEMLVLEDKPVELE, encoded by the coding sequence ATGTCTAACTGGGTTTTTCCGCTTGTATTAGCCATTTTGGGTTTTGGAGGACTGCTTTACTTCTTCAATAAGAAGATTGAGGAGCTTAAAACTCCCCAAGATGAAGCGCCTTTAAAAATGATGCTTCAGGTTATTGGAGACCTGCGGAGGGATGTGGAAAGCGGGCATGGGAAAAATCGTGAGGAGATGACGGCCAAGCTGAATCAAATTCAAGCCTCCCTCACGAAACACCAAACGGACAACACGCAAAGTGTGCAGCAACAGTTGAAACAAAGTTCACTTCTCATTGAGGATGTTACGAAAAAATTGAGCACCCTGGAGTCCACGAACAAACAAGTGGTTGGCTTTGCCGAACAGATGAGGACTCTCGAGAACATTCTTAAAAATCCTAAGCAGAGAGGCGTCCTTGGAGAGATTTTTTTGGAGAAAATTCTTTCCAATTTGTTCCCTCCTAATCAATTTCAAATGCAGTACAAAATGCGGAATGGAGAGATTGTGGATGCGGTCATCTTTCAAAATGAGCTGGTCATCCCCATTGATGCCAAATTTTCTCTCGAAAAATACAATCTCATCATGGAGGAAACGGATAAAATTCGACGGGAAGATCTTGAAAAAGCCTTTAAAGCTGATGTTAAAAAACGGATCGATGAAACGGCTAAATATGTACGGCCATCGGAACAAACCACGGATTTTGCTTTTATGTTTATTCCGGCAGAAGGTGTCTTTTATAACTTGATGATCCACAGCGTTGGCACCTTGGATGTGAATTCTCAAAACTTGGTTGAATACGCGGCAAGCAAAAGGGTCACGATTGTGTCCCCGGGCACGCTCACCGCTTATTTACAAACAATACTGCAGGGCATCCACAGGGAGGAGCGCGTGGCAAAAATTCAGGAAATCCTTGATAACTTGGTCCCGCTGCATCGCCACATGAATGCCTACAATGAATACTTTCAAAAACTTGGTCGACAAATCGGAACCACCGTCAGTACTTATAATTTGGCGAGAAGTGAATTCAAGAAAATTGATAAAGATGTTTATAAACTCACCGATGGCAAGACCGGCGGACAGATTGAAATGCTGGTTTTGGAGGATAAACCTGTGGAGTTGGAGTAA